A stretch of the Candidatus Aenigmatarchaeota archaeon genome encodes the following:
- the metG gene encoding methionine--tRNA ligase, with amino-acid sequence MKLITSALPYIHGVPHLGNIVGSVLPADVFARFCRLSGEKTIFICGSDSHGTMFEVAAKEKGTTPKELVYQNHEEVKKIFGELEMSFDHYGITDSPANRDLTIHIFEQLMKNGYLEEKEVEGAFCPNCDMFLADRWVEGKCPHCGGLGRGDQCDDCGRLLDPIDIINPECKNCKGKVEFRKTKHIYFLLPKFEGWLKTWVESSKGWSKLAKNETLGFLKGGLKERAITRDASWGFKVPRDGYEKKIFYVWFDAPIGYLAFTKEFLKTNLEFEKVWKDTTGKVELVQFMGKDNTLFHSTIFPSMLYGCNENWKLADRIISSGWLKAQGIKFSKSRGNGITTPEALKMHPADYWRFALISLYPEHDDTLFTMELFREKINNEFADIIGNFVHRVLSFSYANFEGIPDMEDYENCEIMCEASRIQEDITGSFSDCRFQEALNKIVHYAKVSNAYFNNNEPWKAEEERKKKVCAISGNLVKNLAIILYPIVPKFSEDIFGLMNLDKNKLTWEDSDRYDFSGRINKSSPLIQKIEEKK; translated from the coding sequence ATGAAACTAATCACATCAGCACTGCCGTACATACACGGGGTGCCGCACCTGGGAAACATTGTCGGCTCGGTTCTGCCTGCCGATGTATTTGCGCGGTTTTGCCGCCTCAGTGGAGAGAAAACAATCTTTATCTGCGGCTCTGACTCCCACGGGACCATGTTTGAAGTCGCCGCCAAGGAGAAGGGGACCACCCCAAAAGAGCTTGTCTACCAAAACCACGAGGAAGTCAAGAAAATCTTCGGGGAGCTTGAGATGTCCTTTGACCACTACGGGATTACCGACAGCCCCGCAAACAGGGACCTCACAATCCACATATTCGAGCAGTTGATGAAAAACGGCTACCTGGAGGAGAAGGAAGTCGAGGGCGCTTTCTGCCCTAATTGCGACATGTTCCTGGCTGACAGGTGGGTCGAGGGAAAGTGCCCGCACTGCGGCGGGCTTGGCAGGGGCGACCAGTGCGACGACTGCGGGCGGCTTTTGGACCCCATCGACATCATAAACCCCGAGTGCAAGAACTGCAAGGGAAAGGTCGAATTCAGGAAAACCAAGCACATTTACTTTCTTTTGCCGAAATTCGAGGGCTGGCTCAAGACCTGGGTAGAAAGCTCGAAGGGCTGGAGCAAGCTTGCAAAAAACGAAACTCTGGGCTTTCTAAAGGGCGGCCTGAAAGAGAGGGCAATAACAAGGGACGCCTCCTGGGGCTTCAAGGTGCCAAGGGACGGCTATGAAAAGAAGATTTTCTACGTCTGGTTCGATGCCCCCATCGGCTACCTTGCCTTTACCAAGGAGTTTCTCAAGACCAACCTGGAATTCGAGAAAGTCTGGAAGGACACCACCGGAAAGGTGGAGCTGGTCCAGTTCATGGGAAAGGACAACACGCTTTTCCACTCCACCATTTTTCCCTCGATGCTTTACGGCTGCAACGAGAACTGGAAGCTTGCCGACCGCATCATCTCAAGCGGCTGGCTGAAAGCCCAGGGCATAAAATTCTCAAAGAGCCGCGGAAACGGCATAACAACTCCCGAAGCCCTGAAGATGCACCCTGCCGACTACTGGCGGTTTGCGCTCATTTCCCTCTACCCGGAGCACGATGACACCCTGTTTACGATGGAACTTTTCAGGGAGAAGATAAACAACGAGTTTGCAGACATAATCGGAAACTTCGTCCACAGGGTTTTGTCCTTCTCTTACGCGAATTTCGAGGGGATTCCCGACATGGAAGATTACGAAAACTGTGAGATAATGTGCGAGGCGTCAAGAATCCAGGAGGACATTACCGGCAGTTTCAGCGATTGCCGCTTCCAGGAAGCCCTGAACAAAATCGTGCACTATGCAAAGGTCTCAAACGCCTACTTCAACAATAATGAGCCCTGGAAGGCAGAAGAAGAGAGGAAAAAGAAGGTCTGTGCGATTTCAGGAAACCTGGTAAAGAACCTGGCGATAATTCTTTACCCGATTGTGCCCAAATTCTCAGAGGATATTTTCGGACTTATGAACCTTGACAAGAATAAGCTCACCTGGGAGGATTCCGACAGGTATGACTTTTCAGGCAGGATAAACAAGTCAAGCCCATTAATTCAGAAGATTGAGGAGAAGAAATAG
- a CDS encoding galactose mutarotase, translating into MDVEKSVYGILEDGQPVHIFKITTDSGMVAEVLTYGATIASLKVPDREGKLRDVVLGYDDLNGYLHNHGHIGTIAGRYANRIGKARFSIDGEEFRLKANNGENNLHGGPGGLDKAIWKAREFMEKDRAGVILSYLSKDGEAGFPGNLETEIVYSFSNNGEWIIEYLAKTDKPTHVNLTQHAYFNLNGGKRDILDEILQIDAKTTTEVNSQLIPTGVLKDISDGSSDFSKPKSIGQDILRTGGYDLNYVPEKGPGLSKVASAFDKESGIKMDVLTTEPGLQLYTANHFNGFTGKGGTRYTKHYGVCFETQHFPDSPNRPEFPSTLLRPGQEYRSKTVYKFSVQ; encoded by the coding sequence ATGGACGTGGAAAAGAGTGTTTACGGCATCCTGGAAGACGGGCAGCCCGTCCACATTTTCAAAATAACAACCGATTCGGGAATGGTTGCAGAAGTCCTGACTTATGGCGCTACAATCGCCTCCCTGAAAGTGCCTGACCGGGAAGGAAAGCTGAGAGATGTCGTCCTTGGCTATGACGACCTTAATGGATACCTCCACAACCACGGCCACATCGGCACAATCGCCGGAAGGTACGCCAACAGGATAGGGAAAGCAAGATTCTCAATTGATGGGGAGGAATTCCGCCTGAAAGCAAATAATGGCGAAAACAACCTTCACGGGGGCCCTGGGGGGTTAGATAAAGCCATCTGGAAAGCAAGGGAATTCATGGAAAAAGACCGGGCGGGAGTGATTCTCTCGTACCTGAGTAAAGACGGGGAGGCGGGTTTTCCCGGAAACCTTGAAACAGAAATTGTCTACTCCTTCAGCAACAACGGCGAATGGATTATCGAGTACCTCGCGAAAACCGACAAGCCAACGCACGTAAACCTTACCCAGCACGCCTACTTTAACCTTAACGGTGGAAAGCGGGACATTCTGGATGAGATCCTCCAGATAGACGCCAAAACAACAACTGAAGTCAATAGCCAGCTGATACCCACCGGAGTCCTAAAAGACATAAGCGACGGCTCCTCTGACTTCAGTAAGCCAAAATCAATTGGGCAGGACATCCTGCGAACCGGCGGCTATGACCTAAATTACGTCCCGGAAAAAGGGCCGGGGCTCTCGAAAGTCGCTTCAGCTTTTGACAAGGAAAGCGGAATAAAAATGGATGTCCTGACAACCGAGCCTGGGCTCCAGCTTTATACCGCAAACCACTTTAACGGCTTTACAGGAAAAGGGGGGACACGGTACACGAAACATTACGGGGTCTGTTTTGAAACCCAGCATTTTCCGGACTCGCCAAACCGCCCAGAGTTCCCCTCCACCCTGCTTAGGCCAGGGCAGGAGTACAGGTCAAAGACGGTCTACAAATTTTCGGTCCAGTAG